One Streptomyces dangxiongensis genomic window, GACACCGATGAGCGAACACCACGCACACGACGACCGGAACGACCGGCCGGAGAGCAGGCAGCCGGAGAGCAACCGGCCGGAGCACGGGCTGCGCAGGGAACTGCCCGCCGAAGTGCCCGCGTCAGGGGCCGAGTCCGCGCCCGGGGCCGGGCAGGCTGCCGGGGAGCAGCCCCAGCAGCCGTTGACCGGACGGCAGCGGCTCGTCACAGGTCTGTGGCCGCCGCGCTTCACCCGCGCCCAACTCATCGTCGCGGTGCTGTTGTTCGGCCTCGGCTTCGGCCTGGCCGTCCAGGTGGCGTCGAACAGCGACACCGACAGCGCGCTGCGCGGCGCACGTCAGGAAGACCTCGTCCGCATCCTCGATGAACTGGATTCGCGTACTCAGCGTCTTGAGGATGAGAAGCAGGGACTCGAGAAGCAGCGTCAGGAGCTCCAGAGCAGCTCCGACCAGGCCGCGGAGGCACGCAGGCAGACCGCCGAGAAGAAGAGGCAACTCGGCATTCTGGCGGGCACCGTGGCGGCGCAGGGTCCCGGCATCACCATGACGATCGAGGACACGAAGGGGACGGTCCGGGCGGACATGCTGCTCGACGCGATCCAGGAGCTGCGCGCGGCCGGCGCGGAGGCGATCCAGGTCAACGAGGTCCGGGTGGTCGCCGGCACCTACCTCACCGACTCCGGCAAGAGCGTGAGCGTCGACGGGAACAAGATCAACGCCCCCTATCGTTTCAAGGTCATCGGCAAGCCGCAGGACCTCGAGCCGGCGCTCAACATTCCTGGAGGCGTGGTGCAGACCCTGGAGAAGGAGCAGGCCACGGCGACCGTGGAGCAGTCGGACAAGATCGTCGTGGCTGCCTTGCGACAGGCGAAGCGGCCTGACTACGCTCGGTCGTCCTCCCGGTGAACCGCCGGTGCATGGCGGCTGTCGCGCACGGGCATGAGCTTGCGGGGGGTCGGCGCACCGAAGAGATGGCGCGTGATGGAAACTGTTTGGTGGATACGGACGTTGTGAAGATGTCCGGCTCGGCCGGTGTAGGCAATCAGGGTTCGTCCTGCCCCACGGGCGGGTCTGTTTCGGTCAAGGGGAATCGCCCGTGAAGTTGTTTGCGAAGTTGTTCGGCAAGAGCGCGCGAGAGGGCGGCGACAACGCCACCGCCCGTCATCGCGCGCAGCCTGAGGCGGAGGGCCAGCGCCCGCTGTTCCGGGACCAGGTCGCTGGTCCGGGCGGTGACATTTCCGGTGGTCAGGGCGCGGCGTCTGTTGACCCTGCCCAGGCCGGCGGCATAGGTTTCGGGCAACCGTCAACCTCAGGTGCGGGTGGAGGGTTCGCCTCCGGCCCGTACGCGTCCAACGCCCCCGCGGGGCAGCCGCGGCAGGAGGATCCGTCGATGTCGGTCCTGGTGTGTACGAGGTGCGGTAACCGTAACGCGGAGAACGCCCGGTTCTGCTCCCACTGCGGCGCGCCGCTGCGCCCCGGAGTGGCACCCGAACGGGCCTCCGAGACCACGTCCACGATCTCGATCTCCGGCCTCGAGGCCTACGACTCCGAGGCGACCGGCCAGACGCCGCTGCCGATGCTCTCTCCGGAGGCGCAGGCCGCGGTGGACGCGCTGCCGCTGGGCTCGGCGCTGCTGGTGGTGCGCCGGGGTCCGAACTCGGGCAGTCGCTTCCTGCTGGACAGCGACCTGACCACGGCCGGCCGTCATCCGCAGAGCGACATCTTCCTGGACGACGTGACGGTCTCCCGGCGGCACGTGGAGTTCCGGCGCTCCCCGGACGGCTCCTTCACGGTGGCCGACGTGGGCAGCCTGAACGGCACGTACGTCAACCGGGAGCGCATCGACCAGGTCGCCCTGGCCAACGGTGACGAGGTGCAGATCGGCAAGTACCGGCTGGTGTTCTACGCGAGCCGGCAGGGCATCTGACCCACCCCCGGACCGACGTCCGGGGGGACCCCCAGGGAAGGTCCATGCTGCGAACACCGAGCGGCGGTGCCGGAAGCGGTACCGCCGCCAGGGACAGTGGGCTGATGAGCATCGGCACGGTGCTGAGCGTGCTGCGCGACGAGTTCCCCGAAGTCACGATCTCCAAGATCCGCTTCTTGGAGTCGGAGGGGCTCATCGAGCCGCAGCGGACCCCGTCGGGGTACCGCAAGTTCAGTGCCGGGGACGTCGAGCGCCTCGGTCACGTCCTGCGGATGCAACGGGACCACTACCTCCCGCTCAAGGTGATCCGGGAGTACCTGGACGCCGTGGAGCGGGGTGAGGCCGCCCCGCTGCCCCTGGTCGGGCGCCAGCGCACCGCGGAGGACGGCCCGGAGCCGCAGGAGAGGCCCACGGTGGCCAGGGTGGGCAAGGCCGAGCTGCTGGCCGCCGCGGACATCGACGAGGGCGAACTGAAGGAGTGGGAGTCCTACGGGCTCATCGCTCCCGTGGAGGACGGGGTGTACGACGCCGAGGCGGTCACCGTGGCGGCGCTCATCGCCGACCTGGGCCGTTTCGGCATCGAGCCGCGCCACCTCCGGGTGAT contains:
- a CDS encoding DUF881 domain-containing protein, yielding MSEHHAHDDRNDRPESRQPESNRPEHGLRRELPAEVPASGAESAPGAGQAAGEQPQQPLTGRQRLVTGLWPPRFTRAQLIVAVLLFGLGFGLAVQVASNSDTDSALRGARQEDLVRILDELDSRTQRLEDEKQGLEKQRQELQSSSDQAAEARRQTAEKKRQLGILAGTVAAQGPGITMTIEDTKGTVRADMLLDAIQELRAAGAEAIQVNEVRVVAGTYLTDSGKSVSVDGNKINAPYRFKVIGKPQDLEPALNIPGGVVQTLEKEQATATVEQSDKIVVAALRQAKRPDYARSSSR
- a CDS encoding FHA domain-containing protein, which translates into the protein MKLFAKLFGKSAREGGDNATARHRAQPEAEGQRPLFRDQVAGPGGDISGGQGAASVDPAQAGGIGFGQPSTSGAGGGFASGPYASNAPAGQPRQEDPSMSVLVCTRCGNRNAENARFCSHCGAPLRPGVAPERASETTSTISISGLEAYDSEATGQTPLPMLSPEAQAAVDALPLGSALLVVRRGPNSGSRFLLDSDLTTAGRHPQSDIFLDDVTVSRRHVEFRRSPDGSFTVADVGSLNGTYVNRERIDQVALANGDEVQIGKYRLVFYASRQGI
- the ftsR gene encoding transcriptional regulator FtsR encodes the protein MLRTPSGGAGSGTAARDSGLMSIGTVLSVLRDEFPEVTISKIRFLESEGLIEPQRTPSGYRKFSAGDVERLGHVLRMQRDHYLPLKVIREYLDAVERGEAAPLPLVGRQRTAEDGPEPQERPTVARVGKAELLAAADIDEGELKEWESYGLIAPVEDGVYDAEAVTVAALIADLGRFGIEPRHLRVMKAAADREAGLVDQVVAPLKRHRNPQTRALAEARTKELAAQTTKLHAALVRTALGVRLP